The DNA segment GGCCTTAAAGCTTGGCCGTTGGGATAATTTCCTGTTGTGCGTGCCAAAATGTAATCtaaaacgagagaaagagaaacgacAACAAACTTGATGGCATGCCAGCTGAACAAACCATGCAGTATTCGACCGAGCAGGAGTAATCCGCCGATATGTAAGGTGTTCGAATGAAATGATGAAGTTCTTGAATGATTCGATTTGtagtcctgaaaaggactgttgcTTGGAACCAAGAGAGCGTTATTGCAATGCTGTTGTAGAAGCATGCAGTATAACGTGTAGTAGGTGGTTTACTTCTTGGCTGCAGCTGCCTTTTTGGGGGCAGCGGCTTTCTTGGGTGCGGCAGCCTTCTTGGGAGCGGCGGCCTTCTTGGCGGGAGCTGCTGCCTTCTTTGGTTTCGGTGCTTTCGGTTTAGCAGCCGCGGCCTTGGATGGCTTGGTGGATTTCTGCTTCGGGGCTGCCGGTTTCTTGGCGGCTTTCTTCGCTCCGTCGGCGGCCTTGGGTTTCTTAGCTGCGGCGGCTTTCGGTTTCTTGGCGGCGGCACCGTCAGCCTTCTTGGTGGTCTTCTTGGCGGCGGCCTTCTTCTCTCCGGCGGGCTTCTTGGCTGcggtcttcttcttcttgtccgCGGCAGAGGCCGACTTCTTGGGGGCCGctgccttcttcttcttctccaccGCTGGCTTCTTAGCTGCGGCCGAGAGCTTGAATGAGCCCGACGCACCGGTTCCCTTGGTCTGGACCAGCTTGCCGTTGGCGACGGCAGTCTTGAGGGCCTTCTTCAAGAAGGTGGCCAGCTTGGTCACGTCAGCCTTGTAGTTGGCCGCCACGTACTTCTTGATCGCCTGCAGCGAGGAACCGTTGCGTTCGTTGAGTGCCTTGACGGCGGCCAGCAGCATCTCGTTGACCGGAGGATGTGCCGCTGGCTGCTTGGGCTTCTTGGGGCCGGCGGCCGCCTTTGGCTTCTTCGGTGACTTGGCCGTGGCGGCTggggcagcagctgctgcagccggGACTTCGGTCGCTGCGGAATCGGCCATCGTAGTTGCTTTCGCGCTTGTTTGAGGGGTTATTCGctttcactcacacactgacacagcaatgtttatgtttatgcttATGCTCACCTATGCTCGGGGGTGACTCGAATTTGGGAACTTGATAGGAAACACATTGAAAGCTTATGTCAGATTTTCGATGCGGTTGTCAAAGAAAGTTGCAAAAATACTGTTGTACTTTCTATCGAAAATAACCACATATTTGCTTTGAACACTTGAATCAGATGATTGTTTCGGGTTGGCAAAATGTTAGGCTTTCAAAAAATGTATACTTTACCTCTAAAATAGCTCTACCGAAGACGAAAATAGCGATAGAAGTGCGGATTTGCGCGACGCTGCAGCGATAGATTGGGATGTTTTGTGGTATATCTCCTGTAAACCGCATTTCCGACACCTCTGGGGTGGTAAAATAGTGAGtttaacatttttcctacCAAAGTACATCTAATGAACGATATATGGTAGCAGCAAAGTGTattaaaatggcaaaacaaaatgcatccTCCAGCGTCAGATCGATCGAAAACCGAGTGACGTTTGCTTGTTTGGGTTGGCTTGGTGTATCGAGATAGTAAGAAATAATTCATGTTCTATGCATTTTTATGTATGATAAATGAAAAGTTTGGTAAAAAATGCGTACTTAAACTTGTTTTAACTTGGATATGATCAATAATGTTCCACAATTCACCAAGGCAATGCAAGTAAAGTTTGCTCTACGTGGCGTTTGACAGATGTGCATCAGAGATGATATGCTACGGATGGCGTACGGAAGCCGATGTGGATCGAGTCACAGGATCGGTGCAATTTAGGAACAAGGAACCACAATTGGCTTGAAATGTGGTCGGTGTAGTCCACAGGTAATTGTCATGCAATGTGTTTGTTATAAGATTCCGGGAACATTCGGGACCAAATGTGTGAGGCTTGTATCATTAGCTAGTGGCGCATTACATCCGGCCAGACAACATAACAGTCAGgtgaaaaaaacactcaaggCATTTTTATGAGGATGTCTTCTAACAGTCTGATTGTGGACATGATACAACGAGCCTCTCTTGGTCACCATGTGGAGCGAAATTTGAATGAATTGTCTAGATGCTCCTGAGGGAATTGTCTAGATGATTGTGGTGCTGGCTGACCCAATAGATTTTATAGTAAGCACAGACTATTCGTGTTTTTCGGAAAGATGTAAACA comes from the Anopheles coluzzii chromosome 2, AcolN3, whole genome shotgun sequence genome and includes:
- the LOC125906779 gene encoding histone H1-like; the protein is MADSAATEVPAAAAAAPAATAKSPKKPKAAAGPKKPKQPAAHPPVNEMLLAAVKALNERNGSSLQAIKKYVAANYKADVTKLATFLKKALKTAVANGKLVQTKGTGASGSFKLSAAAKKPAVEKKKKAAAPKKSASAADKKKKTAAKKPAGEKKAAAKKTTKKADGAAAKKPKAAAAKKPKAADGAKKAAKKPAAPKQKSTKPSKAAAAKPKAPKPKKAAAPAKKAAAPKKAAAPKKAAAPKKAAAAKKLHFGTHNRKLSQRPSFKASSHIVYLFPTPL